The proteins below come from a single Apium graveolens cultivar Ventura unplaced genomic scaffold, ASM990537v1 ctg3914, whole genome shotgun sequence genomic window:
- the LOC141701486 gene encoding pentatricopeptide repeat-containing protein At5g16860-like: MDRVEEQVKLLKKAVVDLLLSHLELQQQRLTLRLGGCVFGILRSWVVVKKGFVECNVFVCNVLTMMYFKSGVLRDARKVFDDMCHIGVEDVVSWNSIVAVVEEREGGSRVCASEWAFSGCVCKVDMNAKCELMDDVSKVTERIKVTDVVFWNAMVTGYFQVRRFEDALSMFEMIKSGEEV; this comes from the exons ATGGACAGGGTTGAGGAACAGGTTAAGTTGTTGAAGAAGGCTGTGGTGGATCTCCTTCTTTCACATCTGGAGTTGCAACAGCAGCGTCTG ACTTTAAGATTAGGGGGATGCGTTTTTGGGATTTTGCGTTCATGGGTTGTGGTTAAGAAAGGGTTTGTGGAGTGTAATGTGTTTGTTTGTAATGTGCTTACGATGATGTATTTTAAGAGTGGGGTTTTGAGGGATGCGCGGAAGGTATTTGATGATATGTGTCATATAGGGGTTGAGGATGTTGTTTCGTGGAATTCGATTGTGGCTGT TGTGGAGGAGAGGGAAGGAGGTTCACGGGTATGCGCTTCGGAGTGGGCTTTCTCAGGATGTGTTTGTAAAGTGGATATGAATGCAAAGTGTGAGTTGATGGATGATGTGAGTAAAGTGACTGAGAGGATAAAGGTGACAGATGTTGTTTTTTGGAATGCAATGGTTACTGGGTATTTTCAGGTTAGGAGGTTTGAAGATGCTTTGAGCATGTTTGAGATGATAAAAAGTGGAGAAGAGGTTTAG